DNA from Kluyveromyces marxianus DMKU3-1042 DNA, complete genome, chromosome 8:
CTCGACGAATTGGTCCAACAAAACGTCAACGGGTTGAAGTTTGCTGATAGAAGAGAACTACATGAAGCCCTCATTTTCGCAGTCAAAGACGAAAAAGTTCAGAAGCAAATTAAAGAAGGTGCGCTCCAAGAAAGCAAGAGTAGGTGGGAACAGAGTTGGGAATCCGCCCTCAGCCAACTAAAAATCATTCACAAGTGATAgaattctttcaattcttgtacataactttttttgttgtcaTTTCTTAATCCCCTCTTAAGTTCACCCTCATTATCGTACGACCAATATCTAtagttttccttttcataTAGTTCAATGAATTCATGATCTCTTATTAGTAAATCCTcgtcattttcatcaattgcACATGGTATATCTCCAAAGGTTTCAAGAACTTTGGCTGTTAAAAATGTGTAAAATCTTGCCACGAGCAGCGGATTGTAACCGCCACCTCCAAGTAGGAATATCTGCTTATGTTTGAACAATCTCATCACCGAAATTATAGCCTGCGTCAGGCCACCGATGGTCAATTGCCATTCATTGTATTTATCCCCGCCAAGTCCATCTGCACCGCATTGTATCACAATACAATCCGCATCGAATGATTCCACCAGTGGGTTCACTATTTTGCACATCAACTCTTTCAGGTATTCGTCGTCCATCCCATGTAATACCGGAACATTAACCATCTCCTTGGCATTCCGTGTTTCGTTTAGTGAGCCTGTCCCCGGGAAAAATCCCGACTCGTAAAGATGCACAGATATTGTTTGGATGTTCTTGGAGAATTGTAGTGCCTTCGCGACACCATCTCCATGGTGTAGATCAAAATCAACGTAAGTGACTTTATTCCAACCTTTCCTTCGTAAACTCTGTATTAGCAGCACAATATCGTTCACGTAACAAAAACCACTGGCATATTCCTTCAGAGCATGATGTCGTCCTCCATCCCAATTAATAGCAATTGACGGTACCTCTCGTTGTGTGAATTGTAATAAAGATAATGTGGCGCCAGTGATGACCTGGACATACATTGACAGATACGGGAATAAGGGACAGTCATGCTGAAGTCCATATTTTTCAAGTAGCTCTGAGTCCACTTCTTCTaagtattcttcttttgaatccTCGTCTGATTCCCCTACAAATGAGGCGGCGTAGTACCTGTACAAATCGTGCTCGTTGTCAAACCAGTGTTCTTCGACATCGGTTCCTGAATTCTGGTAAAATCTTCTAGCAATATCTGCCAGTTGTAGCACAGGGTTCGAATCTTGATCATCAATTGAGTAGTCCTGATTCAGTATGAGTTTCAAGTATTTCTCAGAGTGAAACCTTTTCATATCTTCGATACCTGCAAGCGATGTTCCTATGACATCATTGAAATGTTCGAGTAACTTGTATGAACGTAACAAAGTGTAGATCA
Protein-coding regions in this window:
- the HOS1 gene encoding histone deacetylase — its product is MKFFICTSAFQSQVADLLPCNNGQKSQLIYTLLRSYKLLEHFNDVIGTSLAGIEDMKRFHSEKYLKLILNQDYSIDDQDSNPVLQLADIARRFYQNSGTDVEEHWFDNEHDLYRYYAASFVGESDEDSKEEYLEEVDSELLEKYGLQHDCPLFPYLSMYVQVITGATLSLLQFTQREVPSIAINWDGGRHHALKEYASGFCYVNDIVLLIQSLRRKGWNKVTYVDFDLHHGDGVAKALQFSKNIQTISVHLYESGFFPGTGSLNETRNAKEMVNVPVLHGMDDEYLKELMCKIVNPLVESFDADCIVIQCGADGLGGDKYNEWQLTIGGLTQAIISVMRLFKHKQIFLLGGGGYNPLLVARFYTFLTAKVLETFGDIPCAIDENDEDLLIRDHEFIELYEKENYRYWSYDNEGELKRGLRNDNKKSYVQELKEFYHL